A window of the Cellvibrio sp. pealriver genome harbors these coding sequences:
- a CDS encoding TonB-dependent receptor, producing the protein MKHTPSIRFPRTSLFLAMSLLAPLASAQDTAADNSVEEVVVTGMRASLEKAIAVKQQNTKVMEALAMDDINATPAVTIAEALVRLPGINGSRDRGNESQAAIRGLGPRMVLGTVNGREAASPEPGRAIRYEQYPSELVSAAEVYKTQSADLVEGGIAGTINLKTISPLSHTGPVATVRVGVQHNESAEDIPDYNPLGNRFSGAFVHQFSDTFAVAIGASTQTQKNAYGSLQGWGYSTGNWDLDGQGSNGNTPWGVAAEMKKLDTDRDGVMTTFEWQASDALNVKYDVLYTKFAMDEQQNQTWAQDIGLNPGPWGGWGIEDTNADGRPDNLLSNVVMDGNKAVAATINGWEGQIRHVIGAYQQENSGLTQGLKFSHTGFDNWQIDVDLSHSTAERENYWNAIYLDQYAETWSYDTRGRPSITAPDGSPLLSPETAAYNWIGNANEGSTLEDKLQSAQFDIKRDLDAGHLRALSFGARTADREKEVIWTDFSMSRSVDNGIAVAFPEGFLSSYTLGAFDTIPFLNAPSYAKTAELIYGGVAFDTAAVNESRYWKVDEQNDAVYVKLDFEGQLGGLDYNANIGVRQVDISTKSYALNGEHVDNDFSKALPSASLNLDLDDTRKLRIGVSQAISRPPLDELRAGQYISAINTGSSGGAGNPLLDPFTADQIDVAYEWYFASESLAALSLYYKDIKNYIGNATVGTFTSQQGTFEIYGPVNGDGGYVRGAEVTFQMPLEFLPVEGFGIYSNYAFAESNIYEFAPSDNPLPMAGLARDTATLDLWYSNYGIDARLGWKYHSAYTSAFSWDSYDLTTLDAELGVGLSLAYEINEHYNVRFQVFNLTNEPLRLTQNNDSGNLKRFDDYGRSYLLDFTWKL; encoded by the coding sequence TGCGCGCCTCATTAGAGAAGGCCATTGCCGTCAAGCAACAAAACACCAAGGTGATGGAAGCCCTGGCGATGGATGATATCAACGCCACCCCTGCTGTTACCATCGCTGAAGCACTGGTTCGTCTGCCTGGCATTAATGGCTCGCGTGACCGCGGCAATGAAAGTCAGGCGGCCATCCGTGGTCTTGGCCCACGAATGGTGTTGGGCACCGTGAATGGCCGTGAAGCCGCAAGCCCCGAGCCTGGCCGTGCCATCCGCTACGAACAGTATCCATCTGAATTGGTATCGGCAGCGGAAGTTTATAAAACCCAATCTGCCGATTTGGTAGAAGGCGGGATTGCTGGCACCATCAACCTGAAAACTATCTCTCCCCTTTCACACACTGGCCCTGTGGCAACTGTGCGTGTGGGTGTGCAGCACAACGAAAGCGCGGAAGACATTCCGGATTACAACCCGCTGGGCAACCGGTTTAGCGGTGCGTTTGTCCATCAATTCAGCGATACCTTTGCGGTCGCGATCGGTGCCTCAACCCAAACCCAAAAGAACGCTTATGGCTCCCTGCAAGGCTGGGGTTACAGCACCGGTAATTGGGATCTGGATGGACAAGGTTCTAACGGCAACACGCCATGGGGTGTTGCGGCAGAAATGAAAAAGCTCGATACCGACCGCGATGGCGTGATGACCACTTTTGAGTGGCAGGCGAGCGATGCGCTTAACGTGAAATACGATGTGCTCTACACCAAATTTGCGATGGACGAGCAGCAAAACCAAACCTGGGCACAAGATATAGGCTTGAACCCGGGCCCTTGGGGCGGTTGGGGTATAGAAGACACCAATGCCGATGGCCGCCCGGATAATCTGTTAAGCAATGTGGTGATGGATGGCAACAAAGCCGTCGCTGCCACCATTAATGGGTGGGAAGGCCAGATCCGCCACGTGATTGGCGCGTATCAACAAGAAAACAGTGGCCTTACCCAGGGTTTGAAATTCAGCCACACCGGTTTTGACAACTGGCAAATCGATGTGGATCTATCGCACTCCACTGCTGAGCGTGAGAACTACTGGAACGCGATTTATCTGGATCAGTACGCCGAAACCTGGAGTTACGATACCCGCGGTCGCCCTTCTATCACCGCACCCGATGGCTCACCACTGTTGTCACCAGAAACAGCGGCTTACAACTGGATTGGCAACGCCAACGAAGGTTCAACGCTGGAAGACAAATTGCAAAGTGCGCAGTTTGATATCAAACGCGATCTGGATGCAGGCCACTTGCGTGCACTGAGCTTTGGTGCGCGCACTGCTGACCGCGAGAAAGAAGTGATCTGGACGGATTTCAGCATGAGCCGCAGTGTTGATAACGGCATCGCGGTCGCCTTCCCCGAAGGTTTCCTGAGCAGTTATACGCTCGGCGCTTTCGATACGATTCCGTTCCTGAATGCACCGTCTTACGCAAAAACCGCTGAACTTATCTATGGTGGCGTTGCGTTTGATACGGCTGCCGTCAATGAAAGCCGCTATTGGAAAGTCGATGAACAAAACGATGCGGTTTACGTCAAGCTGGATTTTGAAGGCCAACTCGGCGGCTTGGATTACAACGCAAACATCGGTGTGCGTCAGGTTGATATCAGCACCAAGAGTTACGCATTAAACGGCGAGCATGTCGATAACGATTTCTCCAAAGCCCTACCAAGCGCCAGCTTGAACCTGGATTTGGATGACACTCGCAAATTGCGCATTGGTGTATCGCAAGCGATTTCACGCCCACCACTGGATGAGTTGCGCGCAGGTCAATATATCAGCGCGATCAACACCGGAAGCTCCGGCGGCGCAGGTAACCCGTTATTGGATCCATTCACTGCCGACCAAATTGACGTTGCTTATGAATGGTATTTTGCGTCTGAATCGCTCGCCGCATTGAGCCTGTATTACAAAGATATTAAAAATTATATTGGCAACGCGACGGTGGGTACCTTCACCAGCCAACAAGGTACATTTGAAATTTACGGGCCAGTGAATGGCGATGGCGGTTACGTGCGCGGTGCAGAAGTGACCTTCCAAATGCCATTGGAATTTTTACCCGTTGAAGGCTTTGGTATTTATTCCAACTACGCGTTTGCCGAATCCAATATTTATGAATTCGCGCCTTCAGATAACCCATTACCTATGGCCGGTCTGGCAAGGGATACCGCAACGCTGGATTTGTGGTACAGCAACTACGGTATTGATGCGCGCTTGGGGTGGAAATACCACTCGGCTTACACCAGTGCGTTCAGCTGGGACAGCTATGACCTGACCACGCTGGATGCAGAATTAGGTGTTGGCCTGAGCCTCGCGTATGAAATCAATGAACATTACAACGTGCGTTTTCAGGTGTTTAACCTCACCAACGAACCACTGCGTCTGACGCAAAATAATGATTCAGGCAACCTGAAACGTTTTGATGATTATGGCCGCAGTTATTTGCTGGATTTCACCTGGAAGTTGTAA
- a CDS encoding PEP-CTERM sorting domain-containing protein, with protein sequence MSKHLSVVSAALCSCLALSAQAGPIPYPDVGFEATENSFVAASDGDITAYFFATSASYVSRIGLWINGISTGIYGLQNDTSVYGDSLVLGTANAGDALMFELQVLSTSSSWYSVAWFNSDSKNHAYATDFGGDSLIPVGTYVGFEDLPKLGDFDYNDHQFVFTNIGTSVPEPWSIALFGLGIAALGFARKRAR encoded by the coding sequence ATGTCAAAACATTTGAGTGTTGTTTCCGCTGCTTTATGTTCGTGTTTGGCTTTATCTGCGCAAGCAGGCCCCATCCCGTACCCCGACGTTGGTTTTGAAGCGACTGAAAATTCGTTTGTCGCTGCTTCGGATGGTGATATTACGGCGTATTTTTTTGCCACCAGTGCAAGTTATGTCAGCAGGATTGGTTTGTGGATTAATGGAATATCAACGGGTATTTATGGGCTGCAAAACGATACCTCGGTTTACGGTGATTCTCTTGTGTTGGGCACTGCAAATGCAGGCGATGCCTTGATGTTTGAATTGCAGGTATTAAGCACCAGCTCGTCTTGGTATTCAGTTGCCTGGTTTAATTCCGATTCAAAAAATCACGCCTATGCCACTGATTTTGGCGGCGATAGTTTGATTCCTGTGGGAACCTATGTTGGTTTTGAGGATTTACCAAAGCTGGGTGATTTTGATTACAACGATCATCAATTTGTGTTTACGAATATCGGCACAAGTGTTCCTGAGCCTTGGTCAATTGCGTTGTTTGGTTTGGGTATTGCTGCGCTTGGTTTTGCACGTAAGCGAGCCCGTTAG
- a CDS encoding glycoside hydrolase family 2 TIM barrel-domain containing protein has protein sequence MNNILKKLLGKNLPPLHRLRTGLMGLALCGFITACSPTPDPRLAAIAANDQPYNTGWQFFRSENALDLATAQQHQDWQTIQIPHTPKIEPLVVNEQFQGDAWYKKVITPEAAWKEKQIALKFEAAMNVAEVWLNGEKLTTHVGGYLPFTVNLTEKLKWDSPNELMVRLDNRDNPITGPKPLKDLDFNTYGGIYRSVQLQINNDLHITDAVAAGKKASGGIFVTYPQVSKEQAMVRIQTHVYNAHYDPKKFRVVQRLMDGEKVVADQTSPLLSITGKSDQENIIELPVTQPRLWSPKTPNLYQLVTRVYEGDSLVDEKTTRIGIREFKWVEGQLLINGEKTFLRGVNRHQEYPYVGYATSDAADYRDAVKIKSAGFDYVRLSHYPHSPAFMAAADELGLVLLDSILGWQYFSEDPAFQAQIQQTCRDLIRRDRNHASVMAWECSLNESWMTEPFIDSLTNIVHEEYPGSMSAGWQEYGYDIYLQARQHRLEHYQEPNKPYIVSEYGDWEYYAMNAGLNQTAWADLLQADRSSRQLLSDGEKRLLQQASNIQEAHNDNFNTPAFADGYWVMFDYNRGYAPDLESSGIMSIDRLPKYSYYFYQSQRDANEVSDKFASGPMVFIASEWNEHSSLDVRVFSNTDEVELILNGKIIAKQTPDQNNNSKNLKHPPFTFKVDKFAAGELKAIGYIDGKAAAEYKVVTPGEAARLRMSVDTSGKAPQAGVKDVVFVYAQLVDSDGDPLRSNNVPVNFSLTGSATLISPAEVVTSNGIASALIEIGDSLAGIKLTATSDNLPAASLDIAR, from the coding sequence ATGAACAACATACTAAAAAAATTATTGGGGAAAAACCTGCCTCCGCTCCATCGTCTGCGAACCGGGTTAATGGGTTTGGCACTGTGCGGATTCATAACAGCCTGTTCCCCCACACCCGATCCTCGCCTTGCAGCGATTGCAGCCAATGACCAACCTTACAATACCGGCTGGCAATTTTTCCGCAGTGAAAACGCATTGGATTTAGCCACCGCCCAACAACATCAAGATTGGCAAACCATACAAATTCCTCACACACCTAAAATTGAACCGCTTGTTGTGAATGAACAATTCCAGGGCGATGCCTGGTACAAAAAAGTCATCACGCCGGAAGCCGCCTGGAAAGAAAAACAAATCGCACTGAAATTTGAAGCGGCAATGAATGTTGCCGAGGTATGGCTTAACGGTGAAAAACTCACCACCCATGTTGGCGGCTATTTACCTTTTACGGTCAATCTCACCGAAAAATTAAAATGGGATTCTCCAAACGAGTTGATGGTAAGACTGGATAACCGCGATAACCCCATTACCGGGCCAAAGCCATTAAAAGATCTGGACTTCAATACCTACGGCGGAATTTATCGCTCGGTACAATTGCAGATCAATAACGATTTGCATATCACCGATGCGGTCGCCGCCGGTAAAAAAGCCAGCGGTGGTATTTTTGTTACCTATCCGCAAGTCAGCAAAGAACAAGCGATGGTGAGAATTCAGACTCACGTTTATAACGCTCACTATGACCCTAAAAAATTCCGTGTAGTACAGCGCTTGATGGATGGCGAAAAAGTAGTCGCAGATCAAACCAGCCCACTGCTTTCTATTACCGGAAAATCCGATCAGGAAAATATTATTGAATTACCGGTAACACAACCGCGTCTGTGGTCACCCAAAACTCCCAACCTATATCAATTAGTGACGCGCGTTTATGAAGGCGATTCACTGGTGGATGAAAAAACCACACGCATCGGTATCCGTGAATTCAAATGGGTTGAAGGTCAATTATTGATTAACGGTGAAAAAACATTTTTGCGCGGCGTGAACCGCCATCAGGAATATCCTTATGTAGGTTATGCAACCTCTGATGCAGCCGATTACCGCGATGCGGTGAAAATAAAATCGGCAGGCTTTGATTATGTGCGTCTATCGCACTACCCGCACTCCCCTGCCTTTATGGCTGCAGCCGATGAATTGGGACTGGTATTGCTGGATTCTATTTTAGGTTGGCAATATTTTTCTGAAGACCCTGCATTTCAGGCACAGATCCAACAAACCTGCCGCGACCTGATCCGCCGCGACCGCAACCATGCATCGGTCATGGCATGGGAGTGTTCACTCAACGAATCCTGGATGACAGAACCTTTTATCGATTCATTAACCAACATTGTTCACGAAGAATATCCGGGATCAATGTCTGCCGGTTGGCAGGAATACGGTTACGATATTTATTTACAGGCGCGCCAGCATCGCCTGGAGCATTACCAAGAGCCGAATAAACCTTATATCGTCAGTGAATATGGCGATTGGGAATACTATGCGATGAATGCAGGTTTGAACCAAACCGCGTGGGCCGATTTATTACAGGCAGACAGAAGTAGCCGCCAATTATTGAGCGACGGTGAAAAGCGTTTGTTGCAACAAGCATCCAATATTCAGGAAGCGCACAACGATAATTTTAATACGCCCGCTTTTGCCGATGGCTATTGGGTGATGTTTGATTACAACCGCGGTTATGCACCAGATCTGGAAAGCTCGGGCATTATGAGTATCGACCGCTTGCCAAAATACAGCTACTACTTTTATCAAAGCCAGCGCGATGCCAATGAAGTCTCCGACAAATTTGCCTCTGGCCCTATGGTATTTATCGCGAGCGAATGGAACGAGCATTCATCACTGGATGTGCGCGTATTCAGCAACACCGATGAAGTGGAATTAATCCTCAACGGAAAAATTATCGCCAAACAAACACCAGACCAAAACAACAACAGCAAAAATCTCAAGCATCCGCCGTTTACTTTCAAGGTAGATAAATTTGCCGCAGGTGAGCTCAAAGCGATTGGTTATATCGATGGCAAAGCCGCTGCTGAATACAAGGTCGTTACCCCAGGTGAAGCTGCGCGCTTGCGCATGTCAGTGGATACCAGTGGCAAAGCGCCGCAAGCCGGTGTGAAAGATGTGGTGTTTGTGTATGCGCAACTAGTGGATAGCGATGGAGATCCACTGCGCAGTAATAACGTACCGGTCAATTTCTCGCTCACTGGCAGCGCAACCTTGATAAGCCCTGCAGAAGTAGTCACCAGCAATGGTATCGCCAGTGCGCTGATTGAAATTGGTGATTCATTAGCAGGCATTAAACTGACCGCAACATCCGACAACTTACCTGCAGCAAGTTTGGACATTGCGCGATAA
- a CDS encoding arabinogalactan endo-1,4-beta-galactosidase, giving the protein MKNWLTKFLFIFALIPASNWAAQPFYVGADLSYVNEMEDCGAVYRDKNKKVDPFTLFATKGANLVRVRLWHNAQWTKYSNLDDVSKTLQRAKNNNMKTLLDFHYSDTWTDPEKQFIPKAWAHITDTNELAKALYDYTTETLSALDKQNLLPDMVQVGNETNIEILQQEASIVHGIPDWQRNATLLNSGIKAVRDYSLANGKNIRIILHIAQPENALWWFKQASENGVTDFDIIGLSYYPQWSTYTLPQLPDAIKKLKGIYGKEVMIVETAYPWTLENFDKASNVLGKQAVQPDFPATPKGQVLYLVALTQLVKTAGGSGVIYWEPAWVSTRCTTLWGKGSHWENASFFDAAKRNNALPAFLFFSTNYK; this is encoded by the coding sequence ATGAAAAACTGGCTAACAAAATTCCTGTTTATTTTTGCGCTCATCCCTGCGTCTAATTGGGCAGCGCAACCCTTCTATGTCGGTGCTGATTTATCCTACGTTAATGAAATGGAAGATTGCGGTGCGGTGTATCGGGATAAAAATAAAAAAGTAGATCCATTTACACTCTTTGCCACTAAAGGAGCCAACCTTGTGCGCGTCCGCTTATGGCATAACGCACAATGGACAAAGTATTCAAACTTGGACGATGTCAGCAAAACGCTGCAACGCGCCAAAAATAACAACATGAAAACCTTGCTGGATTTTCATTACTCAGACACTTGGACAGATCCGGAAAAACAATTTATCCCAAAAGCCTGGGCGCATATCACCGACACCAACGAATTAGCCAAAGCGCTCTACGATTACACGACTGAAACACTATCAGCCTTGGATAAACAAAATCTGCTGCCCGATATGGTGCAGGTAGGCAACGAAACCAATATTGAAATATTGCAGCAGGAAGCCAGTATTGTTCACGGCATTCCGGATTGGCAGCGCAACGCCACCTTGTTAAACAGTGGCATAAAAGCCGTGCGCGATTACAGTCTGGCAAACGGAAAAAATATCCGGATTATTTTGCATATCGCCCAACCGGAAAATGCACTCTGGTGGTTTAAACAAGCCAGTGAAAATGGCGTAACTGATTTTGATATTATCGGGCTCTCGTATTACCCACAGTGGTCTACTTACACCCTGCCCCAATTACCCGATGCGATTAAAAAATTAAAAGGCATTTACGGCAAAGAGGTTATGATTGTCGAAACCGCCTACCCCTGGACGTTGGAGAATTTTGACAAAGCCAGCAATGTATTGGGCAAGCAAGCGGTACAACCTGACTTTCCTGCGACACCTAAAGGCCAGGTGCTGTATCTGGTAGCATTGACCCAATTGGTTAAAACCGCCGGTGGCTCAGGAGTTATATACTGGGAGCCAGCATGGGTCAGTACCCGTTGCACCACTTTATGGGGCAAAGGCTCGCACTGGGAAAATGCCAGCTTTTTCGACGCAGCAAAACGCAATAATGCACTGCCAGCGTTTTTGTTTTTCTCTACAAACTACAAATAA